The Fodinibius salinus nucleotide sequence GATTTGGTCATCCAGTGTGTTTTTACCGAAAATGAAGTATTCGCTTACGGGCCTACGGCACCACCATCAACCGGTACAACCTCGGGAGTAAATCTGGATGCACAGCAGGTAAGTACCGAAATCACCCAGTCTGGAGAAAGTCCTGTGGTAGGTACCAGCAATGGCATCAGCCTCTTTGCCGGTCCGCGTGATGATCCCTTCTTCTTCGATTTTGAGCGTTACACAGCCATTATCAATGGAAATGAGTCTAGCTTTCGCGATCCCGGTGTAGATACTTTTGCTGGCACAAATGTGATGTCGCTTGTAGTTGAAGTCCCCAAAAATATGTTGGGCAATGCCGAAACGCTGAATGTTTGGGCTACAACTAATTCACGAACAAATTAATTACAAAACTATAGCAGGTATTATTTATGAAGTCTTTTAAACTTTTATCACTCTTATTTTTAGCAGCAACCTTAACGTTACTTGGCTGCGGTGACGACAATGGTCCCGAACCGCCGGTTCCCCAAGATGCGATGTTTTCGCAATCTGATCAGGTAGGCCGCCCGGCTATAAACACGGTGTTTGTTTCTTCAGGCAGCAAAGATGCGTTCAACACGACTGTACCCTCTAATATGAAGGGGCAGTACCAGCAACCCTTTGAAAATAAGCTGATGGCGTTGAATCCTAATTATAGCAAAAATGCCCTGGGACAAAATGCAGCTACTTTTACCACATTACTTTCTAATGATGTGCTGAATGTAGCTACCAGCGGTAAGACCACCTTTTTTGATGGGCAAAATGTGTTGACGGGGCGTTCGCTCAGTGATGATGTCATTGATACAGAACTATTGCTGATTTTTGGCGGTCCCGATGGTTCAGAAAATCCGGGTCTTACATCCGATAATGTGGACAGTAACGACAAGAACTTCCTAGACTCGTTCCCATATCTTGCTGCTCCGCATCAATAAAGTTTAGAAACACTTAATTTTTAGTCTTTATTCCGCACAGCCGGAGTATTATAGCTCCCGTTGTGCGGGATTTTAATATTAGCTAACAATGAATTACAGACGAAATTTGATAATGAAAACGATTAAGTCACTTATTGCTTGCGTATTAGGAATATTTGTAATTGGAGCCTGCAGTTCTCAGTCAACTCAGAAAAAGATTGTAGATGAGGCACAGATTAAAAAGTATTTATCCGAACAGCAGTTTACAGAAAATTCCGGATTAACAGATGTTCAAAAGAATATTTCGTTTTGGAAGGACCAGTTATCTGATGATCCTGGGAGCATGACCAATCGCGGCAAGTTGGCTGCAGCCTATTCCAGCCGATTTGGAATCACAAAAGACATCAATGACTTACACCGGGCTGACAGTTTATATAATATAGTTATTGAGCAAGCCGGAGGACGTACACCCGGGAATCTGCAGGCACTAGCTCAGACCGCTATTACAAAGCATGATTTTAAGTCTGCGCTCAAATACAGTCAACAGGCATTAGAGATCGGTGATGAAAAGGAAGCTTCTTTGTTACTGCTATTTGACAGTATGATGGAAACCGGAGATTACGAGTTGGCGAAGAAGAACTTACATCGCCTGAAGAACGAGCACAATTTTGGCTACATGATTCGTAAATCAAAATACAAAGACTACGAGGGACAGCTAGACTCTGCAATTACTTATATGGAAAAGGCAAGTAAATTGGTTGATCATGATAATAACGTTTTTGCCTGGTCGCTTAGTAATCTCGGGGATATGTATGGGCATGCCGGAAATGTTCAAAAATCCTACAATACCTATCTAGAAGTATTGAAAGCAGAGAACTCAAGGGCATCTTATCTTCATGTGCTTAAGGGTATTGCATGGATAGCCTATGCCCACGATCGCAATTTAGATTTTGCCCGAGAGGTTTTACGCTTTGTAAAGGAACAAAGCATGTCGCCGGATGTACACCTTACCCTTGCTGAGATAGCAGAGTTCAACGGTAATCAGGAGAAGAAAACAATGCATCTTCAAACATTTACCGAAGAAGCTCAAAAAGCTGCTTATCTTGGGATGTACAATTCGTACCTTATCGATCTTGCAATAACAGAATCTGAGGATTTTGATCGGGCACAAAAGCTTATTTCAAAAGAGCTTAACAACCGTTCAACGCCCCAAATTTACGATCTGAAAGCATGGATGCATTTTCATCAGGGGAATCACCAGAAAGCACTAAAGATTGTACAAGAAAGAGTAGAGGGACAAGCCCATGAACCGGTGCCTGCCTATCACATGGCCAAAATTTATCAGGCCAATGGGATGAAGGATAAAGCCCGAAAAAATTATGAACAGCTGTTGGAAGGTAGTTTTGAGTTAGGACCCGTTACCACAAATGATATAAATCAGCAGCTTTCGAAGCTTTGATTGAAGAAGTAAAAATCAGTAATATTACTGACTGATAAAAAGGGGGCAACCGCAAAAACAAAATTAATTGTTGATTAGGCAAAAAATGGTTATTTTTATCTCATTGTGGGAAAATCCTAATTGAAAATTGAAAACCTGCTTTTCAACACATTCAATTACTAATCATAACCAATCTCGAAGTAACAAATTATGGCGCACGAAAGAATTGAAGTTGACCTGCCTCTAGCCAAAGTTTATGAATACTTAAGCGACCCTGCTTACTTTCCTCACTTTTTTGAGCGTATTGAAAGAGTTAATAAAATTAACTCCCAAACTTTTGAATTGTCCACCACATTGGCCGGTGAGCCTTTTGAGTGGACAACTAATATCATTGATGATCTGCGGAATACACGGTTCGCCTGGATTACTATTAATGGTAATCTAAACCAAACCGGTACTATCCGATTTACTCCGCTCGATAATGGAGAGCGTACACGTGTCGATTTTAGCCTTGATTACCGTACATTTTACGGTGAGCCGGGCGAAGAGCTGGCTGAATTTATTCAGGGCTTGCCGGCACAGATGAAAAAAGATCTTCAACGTTTCAAGGAGGAAGCTGAAGACGGTATGTTTAAGCAAAATGCCGACGATACGCTTTCCGCTATTGAGGAAGAAGAAAAGGAAGCTGAGGCAGAAGAAGAGGCTGCTGCCTAATAAGCTTTTAAATCAATTCTAGGTATAAAATGCGCACTTCAAGGTGCGCATTTTTTTTATCTATACTTTTTAGTGTTTTAAGTCTTTATGTTATCCTGAACCAACTAATGAGTTGGATCAGGATTTATTTCAAGATTTCCTAAAGCGATTCATTCTGTAATTGATTAATACTCCCTGACTTTAGGAGATCTTGGATTAGGATTTGAGATAACAGAGAATAGCTTCAGCATTATAATACACAATATTATATCCCAACTGCTAACGAGTACTTTTTGGTGTCTATGAACCTGACAAACTTTCTACAAAGTGATCGTGCTGATAACCCGCACTATCTATTATTAGGTCATCCGGTGGAACACAGTTGGTCACCGTTGATGCATAATACTGCATTGAAGTTTTATGATATGAGTGCTCGTTACTTTGCGGTAGATCTACAAAATAATGAATTTAGCAGACTCAGTTCATACTTGAACTCTCCAACTTTTCTGGGAGCTAATGTTACCATTCCTTATAAGCAGATGATCAGTGATTATTTGGATGATACCGATACTATTGCAAAGGATATTGGTGCGGTTAA carries:
- a CDS encoding DUF4331 family protein, with protein sequence MNLKKILLISGSILVIAAVGIFAADHIDAPAVEGTTSDITDLYAFQAPDNNSNLVFNVNTQGLLSPSATQNASFDPSQMIEINIDNNGDLVEDLVIQCVFTENEVFAYGPTAPPSTGTTSGVNLDAQQVSTEITQSGESPVVGTSNGISLFAGPRDDPFFFDFERYTAIINGNESSFRDPGVDTFAGTNVMSLVVEVPKNMLGNAETLNVWATTNSRTN
- a CDS encoding DUF4331 family protein; this translates as MKSFKLLSLLFLAATLTLLGCGDDNGPEPPVPQDAMFSQSDQVGRPAINTVFVSSGSKDAFNTTVPSNMKGQYQQPFENKLMALNPNYSKNALGQNAATFTTLLSNDVLNVATSGKTTFFDGQNVLTGRSLSDDVIDTELLLIFGGPDGSENPGLTSDNVDSNDKNFLDSFPYLAAPHQ
- a CDS encoding tetratricopeptide repeat protein, producing MKTIKSLIACVLGIFVIGACSSQSTQKKIVDEAQIKKYLSEQQFTENSGLTDVQKNISFWKDQLSDDPGSMTNRGKLAAAYSSRFGITKDINDLHRADSLYNIVIEQAGGRTPGNLQALAQTAITKHDFKSALKYSQQALEIGDEKEASLLLLFDSMMETGDYELAKKNLHRLKNEHNFGYMIRKSKYKDYEGQLDSAITYMEKASKLVDHDNNVFAWSLSNLGDMYGHAGNVQKSYNTYLEVLKAENSRASYLHVLKGIAWIAYAHDRNLDFAREVLRFVKEQSMSPDVHLTLAEIAEFNGNQEKKTMHLQTFTEEAQKAAYLGMYNSYLIDLAITESEDFDRAQKLISKELNNRSTPQIYDLKAWMHFHQGNHQKALKIVQERVEGQAHEPVPAYHMAKIYQANGMKDKARKNYEQLLEGSFELGPVTTNDINQQLSKL
- a CDS encoding SRPBCC family protein → MAHERIEVDLPLAKVYEYLSDPAYFPHFFERIERVNKINSQTFELSTTLAGEPFEWTTNIIDDLRNTRFAWITINGNLNQTGTIRFTPLDNGERTRVDFSLDYRTFYGEPGEELAEFIQGLPAQMKKDLQRFKEEAEDGMFKQNADDTLSAIEEEEKEAEAEEEAAA